The following are encoded in a window of Caldicellulosiruptor danielii genomic DNA:
- a CDS encoding ACT domain-containing protein has product MLKKDTTYYIVEESVLPEVFLKVVKAKELLEKGEVKAVNEAVKMVGISRSAFYKYKDCIFPFFESSRGKIITLALVLKDIPGILSKILNIISETNANILTINQNIPLGGIATVSISIRTSGMIKSVKDLVLEIEKVDGVKKIEILGREEY; this is encoded by the coding sequence ATGCTAAAGAAAGACACCACGTACTATATAGTTGAAGAAAGTGTTCTGCCGGAAGTTTTTTTGAAAGTTGTCAAGGCAAAAGAGCTATTAGAAAAGGGTGAAGTGAAAGCTGTAAACGAAGCTGTAAAGATGGTGGGTATTTCAAGAAGTGCTTTTTACAAATACAAAGACTGTATATTCCCCTTTTTTGAAAGCTCCCGCGGCAAGATTATAACCCTTGCTCTTGTTTTAAAAGACATCCCTGGAATTTTGTCAAAGATACTAAACATTATTTCTGAAACAAATGCGAACATTCTTACAATCAATCAAAATATTCCTCTTGGCGGGATTGCAACAGTCTCAATTTCTATCAGAACATCAGGGATGATAAAATCTGTTAAAGATTTGGTCCTTGAGATTGAAAAGGTTGATGGTGTTAAAAAGATTGAAATTTTGGGAAGAGAAGAGTACTAA
- a CDS encoding CLC_0170 family protein produces the protein MIKLSDIITKYSILMFLLSGILIFLLDVRELKSKNLQREMELAKITGILLVCIGVFMYIIKLFI, from the coding sequence ATGATAAAACTTTCGGATATCATAACAAAATACAGTATACTGATGTTTCTTCTGAGTGGCATTTTGATATTTTTGCTTGACGTAAGGGAACTAAAATCTAAAAACTTACAAAGAGAAATGGAACTTGCAAAAATAACTGGAATTCTACTTGTATGTATTGGGGTTTTTATGTATATTATAAAACTTTTTATATGA